The proteins below come from a single Chryseobacterium bernardetii genomic window:
- a CDS encoding co-chaperone GroES, which produces MSVNFKPLADRVLVEPIAAETKTASGIIIPDTAKEKPQEGTVVAVGPGKKDEPTTVQVGDKVLYGKYSGSELKLEGKDYLIVREADLLGIIG; this is translated from the coding sequence ATGTCAGTAAACTTTAAACCATTGGCAGACAGAGTTCTGGTAGAGCCAATCGCAGCAGAAACTAAAACAGCTTCAGGTATTATCATCCCGGATACTGCAAAGGAAAAGCCGCAAGAAGGTACTGTAGTGGCAGTAGGTCCTGGTAAAAAAGACGAACCTACAACGGTTCAGGTAGGTGACAAAGTTCTTTATGGTAAATATTCAGGTTCTGAATTGAAATTAGAAGGGAAAGATTACTTAATTGTAAGAGAAGCTGACTTATTGGGAATCATCGGGTAA